A part of Tachysurus vachellii isolate PV-2020 chromosome 4, HZAU_Pvac_v1, whole genome shotgun sequence genomic DNA contains:
- the ahcy gene encoding adenosylhomocysteinase yields the protein MCDKLPFKVADISLAEWGRKAIDIAENEMPGLMKLRAVYGPTQPLKGARIAGCLHMTVQTAVLIETLKALGAEVQWSSCNIFSTQDHAAAAIAKTGVPVYAWKGETDEEYVWCIEQTIYFKDGQPLNMILDDGGDLTNLVHQKYPKLLSGIKGLSEETTTGVHNLYKMLKMGELKIPAINVNDSVTKSKFDNLYGCRESLIDGIKRATDVMIAGKVAVVAGYGDVGKGCVQALRAFGARVIVTEIDPINALQAAMEGYEVTTMEEACKEGNIFVTTTGCEDIILGRHFEQMKDDAIVCNIGHFDCEIDMKWLNGNAAEKINVKPQVDRYCLKNGRHVIVLAEGRLVNLGCAMGHPSFVMSNSFSNQVLAQIELWTNSSKYKLGVHFLPKKLDEEVAAAHLDKLGVRLTKLTDSQAKYLGLPCEGPFKPDHYRY from the exons ATGTGTGACAAGCTTCCCTTCAAAGTCG CTGATATCAGCCTTGCAGAGTGGGGGCGTAAAGCAATTGACATTGCTGAGAATGAGATGCCAGGGCTGATGAAGTTGAGAGCCGTTTATGGGCCAACCCAGCCTCTGAAAGGAGCTCGGATTGCTGGCTGCTTGCACATGACTGTCCAGACAGCTGTGCTCATTGAGACTCTCAAGGCCCTTGGCGCTGAG GTTCAGTGGTCTAGCTGTAACATTTTCTCAACTCAAGATCATGCTGCTGCTGCCATCGCCAAAACTGGTGTTCCAG tgTACGCTTGGAAAGGGGAAACAGATGAGGAGTATGTGTGGTGCATCGAGCAGACGATCTACTTCAAGGACGGTCAACCTCTCAACATGATCCTGGATGATGGTGGAGATCTAACCAACCTTGTTCACCAGAAATATCCCAAATTGTTATCAG GAATTAAGGGTCTTTCTGAAGAGACCACTACTGGGGTTCACAATCTGTACAAGATGCTCAAGATGGGTGAACTCAAAATCCCTGCTATTAATGTGAATGATTCTGTTACCAAG AGTAAATTTGATAATCTGTATGGGTGCCGTGAATCCCTGATTGATGGAATCAAACGGGCGACTGACGTTATGATTGCCGGTAAGGTGGCTGTGGTAGCTGGATATGGTGATGTTGGTAAAGGATGTGTTCAGGCTCTTCGAGCCTTTGGTGCCAGAGTCATAGTTACAGAAATCGACCCAATCAATGCCTTACAGGCTGCAATGGAAG GGTATGAGGTGACTACAATGGAAGAGGCCTGTAAGGAGGGAAACATTTTTGTGACAACAACTGGCTGTGAAGATATCATTTTGGGCAG GCACTTTGAGCAGATGAAGGACGATGCCATCGTTTGCAACATTGGCCATTTTGATTGTGAGATTGACATGAAATGGCTCAACGGAAATGCTGCAGAGAAAATCAACGTTAAACCTCAG GTTGACCGTTACTGCTTGAAGAATGGGCGCCATGTTATTGTATTGGCTGAAGGGCGACTTGTGAACCTGGGATGTGCCATGGGTCACCCCAGCTTTGTTATGAGCAACTCCTTTTCCAATCAAGTGCTTGCCCAGATTGAGCTCTGGACCAATAGTAGCAAATACAAATTAGGTGTGCATTTCCTGCCAAAGAAG CTGGATGAGGAGGTAGCTGCTGCCCACTTGGACAAACTTGGTGTCAGACTGACAAAACTAACAGATAGTCAAGCCAAATACCTGGGGCTACCTTGTGAGGGACCTTTCAAGCCAGACCACTATCGCTACTGA